In one Candidatus Ozemobacteraceae bacterium genomic region, the following are encoded:
- a CDS encoding M55 family metallopeptidase, which yields MNRVVKAVAPGRRVLLLVDIEGSPACRNGAASQLGTPEWAVACRELTRDVDVVAKAFFDAGATDVRIQDYHRTGFNIFRYNIDRRAVLRQGYKAGPVPGIGRLPPADTLAMIGFHASSGSPGFLPHTLTSRFARVTIDGRPLCEAELFAGAIAAAQTSGGPAVRARLFSGCPVACREASGVMPGISIIQSIKLDPSDPHGRERLAEWRAALAAAARESLAAPGAEPPGGNGPFRIEVEMRDGASAASAVAARWGLECSGSTVSFTAPNRLCVFQRLTDIAYLSPWMKPAISLLLRLADMRGRRALDAASAMAHP from the coding sequence ATGAATCGTGTCGTGAAAGCCGTTGCGCCGGGGCGGCGGGTGCTGCTGCTGGTCGATATCGAGGGCAGCCCGGCCTGCCGGAACGGGGCCGCGTCGCAGCTCGGCACGCCGGAATGGGCCGTCGCATGTCGCGAGCTGACCCGCGATGTCGACGTCGTCGCGAAAGCCTTTTTCGACGCGGGCGCAACCGACGTCCGGATTCAGGATTACCATCGGACCGGATTCAATATATTTAGATATAATATAGACCGACGGGCCGTGCTCCGGCAGGGATACAAGGCCGGGCCGGTGCCGGGAATCGGCCGTCTGCCGCCGGCGGATACGCTGGCGATGATCGGGTTCCACGCATCCTCCGGCAGCCCGGGGTTCCTTCCGCACACCCTGACGTCGCGGTTCGCCCGCGTGACGATCGACGGAAGGCCGCTCTGCGAGGCGGAGTTGTTCGCCGGCGCCATCGCGGCCGCGCAGACATCTGGCGGGCCGGCCGTCCGGGCGAGACTGTTTTCCGGCTGTCCCGTGGCGTGCCGGGAGGCATCGGGTGTGATGCCGGGAATTTCTATCATCCAGAGTATAAAGCTCGATCCGTCGGATCCCCACGGGAGGGAGAGGCTCGCCGAATGGCGGGCGGCTCTTGCCGCGGCGGCGCGCGAATCGCTCGCCGCTCCCGGCGCGGAGCCGCCGGGCGGAAATGGCCCCTTCCGGATCGAAGTCGAGATGCGCGACGGCGCCAGCGCCGCGTCGGCCGTGGCGGCCCGGTGGGGACTGGAATGTTCGGGAAGCACGGTTTCCTTTACGGCGCCGAACCGTCTGTGCGTCTTTCAGCGGCTGACCGACATCGCCTACCTTTCGCCCTGGATGAAACCGGCCATTTCCCTGCTGCTGCGGCTGGCCGACATGCGCGGCAGGCGGGCTCTCGATGCCGCCTCAGCGATGGCTCACCCGTGA
- a CDS encoding two-component regulator propeller domain-containing protein: MARHGSAWWGAAVLLLAIVLLRPWSDRTSTASSPPGWLTLARAGQFRALQLEGERLWAGGRDGLLLVDWRRGVELPLPPETPSLSGIEALAIDASGTLWVGHELGLTARIGGRWLANPCGLSPVKVMALMITRSGRLCAGTWNGAAWLDGDGWRTMTARDGLPHDRIKALFEDSDGGLWYGSYAAPAGGLVRLAGGGATAYLPPDRLPHANVVAIAEDRRRRIWVGTGFFDRGGLTCIEDWASETPRCRTFGKADGLAGQKCRSIFEDRRGILWFGSEMDGLARYDGATFTVLTARDGLGGNEVMSMLQDPDGNLWFATSAGLTRLASVSPLLR; encoded by the coding sequence ATGGCCCGGCATGGATCGGCCTGGTGGGGCGCGGCCGTTCTCCTGCTGGCGATCGTGCTCCTCCGGCCATGGAGCGACCGGACATCGACGGCTTCGTCGCCGCCGGGATGGCTCACGCTGGCCCGCGCCGGCCAGTTCCGGGCGTTGCAGCTCGAAGGGGAGCGGCTCTGGGCCGGCGGCCGGGACGGCCTTCTCCTCGTGGACTGGCGGCGGGGCGTCGAACTGCCCCTGCCCCCGGAAACACCCTCGTTGAGCGGGATCGAGGCGCTCGCCATCGATGCGTCCGGCACGCTGTGGGTGGGCCACGAGCTGGGCCTGACGGCCCGCATCGGCGGAAGATGGCTCGCGAATCCCTGCGGACTGTCTCCCGTCAAGGTGATGGCCCTGATGATCACGAGAAGCGGCAGGCTCTGCGCGGGCACCTGGAACGGCGCCGCCTGGCTCGACGGCGACGGCTGGCGAACGATGACGGCGCGGGACGGACTCCCGCATGACCGGATCAAGGCCCTGTTCGAGGATTCAGACGGCGGACTCTGGTACGGCTCCTACGCGGCGCCCGCCGGCGGTCTCGTGCGGCTCGCGGGCGGCGGCGCAACGGCGTATCTGCCGCCCGACCGACTTCCGCACGCGAACGTGGTCGCGATCGCCGAGGACCGGCGCCGTCGGATCTGGGTCGGCACGGGTTTTTTCGACCGGGGCGGCCTCACCTGCATCGAGGACTGGGCTTCTGAAACGCCTCGCTGCAGAACGTTTGGAAAGGCCGACGGCCTCGCCGGCCAGAAATGCCGCTCGATCTTCGAGGACCGGCGCGGCATCCTCTGGTTCGGCTCGGAAATGGACGGCCTCGCGCGCTACGACGGCGCGACGTTCACCGTCCTGACGGCCCGCGACGGCCTCGGCGGAAACGAGGTCATGAGCATGCTCCAGGACCCCGACGGCAATCTCTGGTTCGCCACCAGCGCCGGCCTTACCCGCCTCGCCTCGGTCAGCCCCCTGTTACGGTGA
- a CDS encoding ketoacyl-ACP synthase III codes for MSRHAVIRGSGMHIPSEEHPNAEFYTRFDPETIKKSEEATGIKTRFYAPQEWAASDLAVQACRAALEHAKVTPDEIDLLILGTDTPDYLTPATSVVVQNKMGLKNAGTFDVGCACASFPTGLTIASGIIATQPQIRNILVVGVYMMHKLADLANDPVSFYYGDGAGAVVVSAADKPGFISSAYRADGSYSRCWGIFSGGTAEPATAESVEAGRTQVRFVEKFPSSVNREGWPYLVREAAKNGGFGLGEIDHLIFTQVRSKTIDEVMGDLGLPLEKAHKIMDKWGYMGSACLPVAFHDAVTQKKIKGGDLVVFIGSGVGYNQCAAAVRLPDDYPAA; via the coding sequence GTGAGCCGTCACGCCGTCATCAGGGGAAGCGGGATGCATATCCCGTCCGAAGAGCATCCCAACGCCGAGTTTTACACCCGTTTCGACCCGGAGACCATCAAGAAGTCCGAGGAAGCCACCGGCATCAAGACCCGTTTTTACGCACCGCAGGAGTGGGCCGCGTCGGATCTCGCGGTCCAGGCCTGCCGCGCCGCGCTCGAGCACGCGAAGGTGACTCCCGACGAGATCGACCTTCTGATCCTGGGCACCGACACGCCCGACTATCTGACCCCGGCCACCTCGGTCGTTGTGCAGAACAAAATGGGCCTGAAGAACGCCGGCACGTTCGACGTCGGCTGCGCCTGCGCCAGTTTTCCGACCGGCCTCACGATCGCGTCCGGGATCATCGCGACGCAACCGCAGATCCGCAACATTCTCGTCGTGGGCGTCTACATGATGCACAAACTCGCCGATCTGGCCAACGATCCCGTCAGCTTCTATTACGGCGACGGGGCGGGCGCGGTGGTGGTCAGCGCGGCCGACAAGCCCGGCTTCATTTCGTCGGCCTATCGGGCGGACGGCTCGTATTCCCGGTGCTGGGGCATCTTCTCCGGCGGCACGGCGGAGCCGGCGACGGCCGAGTCCGTCGAGGCGGGCCGGACGCAGGTGCGATTCGTCGAGAAGTTCCCTTCGTCGGTCAACCGCGAAGGCTGGCCGTATCTCGTCCGCGAGGCGGCGAAGAACGGCGGATTCGGGCTCGGAGAGATCGATCACCTGATCTTCACGCAGGTCCGCAGCAAAACGATCGACGAGGTCATGGGCGACCTCGGCCTGCCGCTCGAAAAGGCGCACAAGATCATGGACAAGTGGGGGTATATGGGCTCGGCCTGCCTGCCCGTCGCCTTCCACGATGCGGTCACGCAGAAAAAGATCAAGGGGGGCGATCTCGTCGTCTTCATCGGCTCCGGCGTCGGCTATAACCAGTGCGCCGCCGCCGTGCGCCTTCCCGACGACTACCCCGCGGCCTGA